The Glycine soja cultivar W05 chromosome 3, ASM419377v2, whole genome shotgun sequence genome window below encodes:
- the LOC114405191 gene encoding uncharacterized protein LOC114405191 yields the protein MKVILGYQEVLEIVEKGYSPLEEDATKEQKVAYNENKKNDCKALCLIYQSVDNAHFEKIIGAKTSSKAWKILEKGNEGTKQLKKVRLQTICKQFKLMQMEENERVAEFFNHVFTLTNAVKSYGEKVTDLTIVEKVICTLNPKFDNIVVAIEESRNLEILKVEELEGSLEAHEQRFLERSDGKAPDQALQAQTYKKKEELVAEEEDIKEGVVIG from the coding sequence ATGAAGGTGATACTTGGGTATCAGGAAGTCCTTGAGATCGTGGAGAAAGGGTATTCAccgcttgaagaggatgctacAAAAGAACAAAAGGTGGCATATAACGAGAATAAGAAGAACGACTGCAAGGCCCTATGTTTAATTTACCAGAGTGTGGACAATGCCCATTTTGAAAAGATCATTGGAGCAAAAACCTCATCGAAGGCATGGAAGATCTTGGAGAAAGGAAATGAAGGCACGAAACAGTTGAAGAAGGTGCGTCTTCAAACGATATGCAAACAATTCAAAttgatgcagatggaggaaAATGAAAGAGTAGCTGAGTTCTTTAATCATGTCTTTACTCTGACCAATGCAGTTAAGTCCTATGGTGAGAAGGTCACTGATCTCACCATCGTAGAGAAAGTCATATGTACCTTGAACCCCAAATTTGACAACATTGTGGTGGCCATAGAAGAATCAAGAAATTTAGAGATCTTGAAAGTAGAAGAACTTGAAGGCTCACTCGAAGCCCATGAGCAACGATTTCTTGAGCGCTCAGATGGGAAGGCACCAGATCAAGCACTCCAAGCACAAACATACAAAAAAAAGGAGGAGCTCGTGGCAGAGGAGGAGGACATAAAGGAAGGGGTTGTGATAGGGTAG